Below is a genomic region from Erigeron canadensis isolate Cc75 chromosome 7, C_canadensis_v1, whole genome shotgun sequence.
AGAGATTCCGAACAGCCCCATTCAATAGACAACAAGGAGGACCCTCCGGAAGCAATCACACCTTTCAACATCCTCAAAAAAATGCTCGTGATATTCTAGCAGCAGAAAAGGCTCCAACAAAGACCAacttgcggaacaaagatatgTCTAATACTGTGAGTTCCACAATCGTTACGGCCACGAAACAAATGAATGCAAAGTTTTCAAGAATAAAGTAGAAGAAGCCATGAAGTCAGGAAAATACTCGATGCTATTGAAAGGCATTAAGGAGCCAGGACCAAGAAACAATCATGGAAAAAACCCCATAGTGGAAGCTTCGGAACCTAAGGCGGAGCCATTAGAAGAAATTATCGCCATGGTGCTTCCGGAGCGTCAGATGCCAGAAAGACAAACTTCAAAAACAGATGCGTGGAAGAAAGTAGCAATAAGTTTCCCTCCAGTCGAAGACGAAGAAGCATCAGATACACCAGTTATAATTGGAGCTATTGTTGGAAATCATCCAGTAAAAAGAATTCATTTGGATACGGGAAGCGGATGCGAGATCATGTACGAACACTGTTTTCTGAAACTAAAAACCACTCTAAGGAAAAGGCGAAAAGATAACATAAGCCCCCTGGTAGGCttttcaaatgaaagaacatggTCGTTAGGAGAAATTACTCTAAATGTCACTATTGGAGAGGCTCCGCGGATAAGATCCGAAGCACTAACTTTCGTTATAGTACGAGCAGAATCgccatataatataatacttggTAGACCAGCAATGAGAAAGTTGGGCATGGTACCATCGCCAATTCATGCTATTGTAAAATTTCCAACTCCCAGGGGAATCGGATTTGTCAAAACAGAGCCACATCCGGAGGTTCAATGCTCCCAGGTACTGTCTCCGAAAGCTGGAGAATGctcaaagaaaaaggaaaacctTGAGACCGAAACAGAAAAGATTTTCATCAATAACAAATACCCGGATCAACACATAATGATTGGAAAGCAATTACCAACCGACTACAAAAGAAAGCTCAAGGAAGTGCTTGAAAGAAACAAAGATGTATTTGCTTGGGAGCCTGCGGACATGACAGGTGTTCCGAGAGAATTAAAGATAAGTGGTGAAGTTTTTGACACACAACATCATTTGAATGCAAGACCACATATGGAGCCCATCAAACAGAAGCGTCGGAGCCTAGCTCCAGATCGAAACAAGGCCGCAAAAGAACAAGTGGAAGACCTCGTGAAGGCTGGAATCCTTAGGGAAGTCAAGTACCAAAGCTGGGTAGCTAACCTAGTAATGGTAAGGAAACATGATGGAGGGTGGAGGGTGTGCGTTGATTTCACTGACATCAACAAAGCTTGCCCAAAAGATTGTTATCCACTTCCAGAAATTGATTGGAAGGTTGAATCCCTAGTAGGCTTCCGCCTAAAATGTTTTTTAGACGCCTACAAAGGCTACCACCAAATCCAGATGTATCCAGATGATGAAGACAAGACGGCTTTCTATACATCCGAAGGAATTTTTTGTTACAAGAAGATGCCTTTTGGTCTAAAAAATGTCAGGGCAACA
It encodes:
- the LOC122608865 gene encoding uncharacterized protein LOC122608865; translated protein: MKSGKYSMLLKGIKEPGPRNNHGKNPIVEASEPKAEPLEEIIAMVLPERQMPERQTSKTDAWKKVAISFPPVEDEEASDTPVIIGAIVGNHPVKRIHLDTGSGCEIMYEHCFLKLKTTLRKRRKDNISPLVGFSNERTWSLGEITLNVTIGEAPRIRSEALTFVIVRAESPYNIILGRPAMRKLGMVPSPIHAIVKFPTPRGIGFVKTEPHPEVQCSQVLSPKAGECSKKKENLETETEKIFINNKYPDQHIMIGKQLPTDYKRKLKEVLERNKDVFAWEPADMTGVPRELKISGEVFDTQHHLNARPHMEPIKQKRRSLAPDRNKAAKEQVEDLVKAGILREVKYQSWVANLVMVRKHDGGWRVCVDFTDINKACPKDCYPLPEIDWKVESLVGFRLKCFLDAYKGYHQIQMYPDDEDKTAFYTSEGIFCYKKMPFGLKNVRATYQRLVDKAFGGQIGRNLEAYVDDMVIKSRNEEDMFLDIKETF